One window from the genome of Rhinolophus ferrumequinum isolate MPI-CBG mRhiFer1 chromosome 10, mRhiFer1_v1.p, whole genome shotgun sequence encodes:
- the SBF1 gene encoding myotubularin-related protein 5 isoform X1 translates to MARLADYFVLVAFGPHPRGSGEGQGHILQRFPEKDWEDNPFPQGIELFCQPSGWQLCPERSPPTFFVAVLTDINSERHYCACLTFWEPAEPTQEAVCTEDAAGREEEADAGGPVRLPPAAAVPPGQLFAPKTLVLVSRLDHVEVFRNSLGLIYTIHVEGLNVGLENVVGNLLTCIIPLAGGSQLDSVEDGVRTISLGAGDRQVIQTPLTDSLPISRCSVALLFRQLGIANVLSLFCAALTEHKVLFLSRSYQRLSDACRGLLALLFPLRYSFTYVPILPAQLLEVLSTPTPFIIGVNAAFQAETQELLDVIVADLDGGTVTVPECVHIPALPEPLHSQTHSVLSMVLDPELELADLAFPPPTVSTSSLKMQDKELRAVFLRLFAQLLQGYRWCLHMVRIHPEPVIRFHKAAFLGQRGLVEDDFLMKVLEGMAFAGFVSERGVPYRPTDLFDELVAHEVARMRADENHPQRVLSHVKELAEQLYKNENPYPAVAMHKVQRPGEASHLRRAPRPFPRLDEGTVQWIVDQATAKMQGAPPAVKAERRTTVPSGPPMTAILERSSGLHGNSARRLEVVRNCISYVFEGKMLEAKKLLPAVLRALKGRAARRCLAQELHLHVQQNRAVLDHQQFDFVVRMMNCCLQDCTSLDEHGIAAALLPLVTAFCRKLSPGVTQFAYSCVQEHVVWSTPQFWEAMFYGDVQTHIRALYLEPAEDRDPAQQVGEAAAEDERSALDVASEQRRLWPTLSREKQQELVQKEESTVFSQAIHYANRMSYLLLPLDTSKSRLLRERAGLGDPESASNSLLTSSMAGSVAESYDTESGFEDAETCDVAGAVVRFINRFVDKVCTESGVTSDHLKGLHVMVPDIVQMHIETLEAVHRESKRLPPIQKPKLLRPRLLPGEECVLDGLRVYLLPDGREEGVGGSAGGPALLPAEGAVFLTTYRVIFTGMPTDPLVGEQVVVRSFPVAALTKEKRISVQNPVDQLLQDGLQLRSCTFQLLKMAFDEEVGSDSAELFRKQLHKLRYPPDVRDTFAFTLGSAHTTGQPPRATKDKGPSLRTLSRNLVKNAKKTIGRQYVTRKKYHPPSWEHRGQPPPEDQEDAISVSEELEPSTLTPSLALKPSDRMTMSSLVERACCRDYQRLGLGTLSSSLSRAKSEPFRISPVNRMYAICRSYPGLLIVPQSVQDNALQRVSRCYRQNRFPVVCWRSGRSKAVLLRSGGLHGKGVVGLFKAQNAPSPGQSQADSSSLEQEKYLQAVVSSMPRFADASGRNTLSGFSSVHMGGHVPSPRARVTTLSNPMAASASRRTAPRGKWGSVRASGRSGVLGGDVGSRLAGRDMLAPPQANGAPPDPGFLRPQRAALYIIGDKAQLKGVRPDPLQQWELVPIEVFEARQVKTSFKKLLKACVPGCPALEPSPAFLRSLEDSEWLTQIHKLLQVSVLVVELLDSGSSVLVSLEDGWDITTQVVSLVQLLSDPFYRTLEGFRLLVEKEWLSFGHRFSHRGAHTLAGQSSGFTPVFLQFLDCVHQVHLQFPMEFEFSPFYLKFLGYHHVSRRFRTFLLDSDYERIELGLLYEEKGERRGQQACRSVWEYVDRLSKRTPVFYNYMYAPEDTEVLRPYSNVSNLKVWDFYTEESLAEGPPYDWELAQGPPEPPEEERLDGGAPQSRRRVVWPCYDSRPRAQPDAISRLLEELQRLETELGRPPERWKDTWDRVKAAQRLEGRPDGRGTPSSLLVSSMPHHRRSLGVYLQEGPVGSTLSLSLDSDQSSGSTASGSRQAARRSTSTLYSQFQTAESENRSHEGTLYKKGAFMKPWKARWFVLDKTKHQLRYYDHRVDTECKGIIDLAEVEAVAPGTPTMGAPKTVDEKAFFDVKTTRRVYNFCAQDVPSAQQWVDQIQGCLSDA, encoded by the exons GGAGCGGGGAAGGCCAGGGCCACATCCTGCAGCGCTTCCCGGAGAAGGATTGGGAGGATAACCCGTTCCCCCAGGGCATCGAGCTG TTCTGCCAGCCCAGCGGGTGGCAGCTGTGTCCTGAGAGGAGCCCCCCAACCTTCTTTGTTGCTGTCCTCACCGACATCAACTCCGAGCGGCACTACTGTGCCTGCCTGACCTTCTGGGAGCCGGCGGAGCCCACACAG GAAGCCGTGTGCACTGAGGACgctgctgggagggaggaggaggccgATGCGGGAGGCCCAGTGCGACTGCCACCTGCAGCGGCCGTCCCACCCGGCCAGCTGTTCGCTCCAAAGACGCTGGTGCTCGTGTCTCGGCTGGACCACGTGGAAGTGTTCAGG AACAGCCTGGGGCTCATCTACACCATCCACGTGGAGGGCCTGAATGTGGGCTTGGAGAACGTAGTCGGCAACCTGCTCACCTGCATCATCCCCCTGGCTGGGGGCTCGCAG CTGGACTCTGTTGAGGACGGAGTG AGAACCATCTCTTTGGGGGCTGGTGACCGGCAGGTCATCCAGACCCCGCTGACCGACTCCCTGCCCATCAGCCGCTGCAGCGTGGCCCTGCTCTTCCGCCAACTGG GCATCGCCAATGTGCTGTCTTTGTTCTGCGCTGCGCTCACGGAGCACAAGGTGCTCTTCCTGTCCCGCAGCTACCAGCGCCTCTCGGACGCCTGCCGGGGACTCCTGGCACTACTGTTCCCGCTTAGATACAG CTTCACCTACGTGCCCATCCTACCGGCGCAGCTCCTGGAGGTGCTCAGCACGCCCACACCCTTCATCATCGGTGTCAACGCCGCCTTCCAGGCAGAGACCCAGGAGCTG CTGGATGTGATTGTCGCTGATCTTGATGGAGGGACAGTGACTGTCCCCGAGTGTGTGCACATTCCAGCCCTGCCGGAGCCGCTGCACAGTCAGACACACAGTGTTCTCAGCATG GTCCTGGACCCGGAGCTGGAGTTGGCGGACCTCGCCTTCCCACCACCCACGGTGTCCACGTCCTCCCTGAAGATGCAG GACAAGGAGCTGCGTGCCGTTTTCCTGCGGCTCTTTGCTCAGCTCCTGCAGGGCTACCGCTGGTGCCTGCACATGGTCCGCATCCACCCGGAGCCAGTCATCCGCTTTCACAAG GCAGCCTTTCTTGGCCAGCGAGGGCTGGTGGAGGATGATTTCCTGATGAAGGTGCTGGAGGGCATGGCCTTTGCAGGCTTCGTGTCGGAGCGTGGGGTCCCCTACCGCCCTACGGACCTGTTTGATGAG ctggTGGCCCACGAGGTGGCACGGATGCGGGCTGATGAGAACCACCCCCAGCGTGTCCTGAGTCACGTCAAGGAGCTGGCAGAGCAGCTCTATAAGAAT GAGAACCCGTACCCGGCTGTGGCCATGCACAAGGTGCAGAGGCCAGGGGAGGCCAGCCACCTGCGGCGGGCACCCCGGCCGTTCCCCCGGCTGGACGAGGGCACAGTGCAGTGGATCGTGGACCAGGCCACGGCCAAGATGCAGGGTGCACCCCCGGCCGTGAAGGCTGAGAGGAGGACCACCGTGCCCTCAGGGCCCCCCATGA CTGCCATCCTCGAGCGCAGCAGCGGGCTCCATGGCAACAGTGCTCGCCGGCTGGAGGTGGTCCGAAACTGCATCTCCTATGTGTTTGAGGGGAAGATGCTCGAGGCTAAGAAG CTGCTCCCTGCGGTGCTGAGGGCCCTGAAGGGGCGAGCGGCCCGCCGCTGCCTCGCCCAGGAGCTGCACCTTCACGTGCAGCAGAACCGGGCCGTGCTTGACCACCAGCAGTTCGACTTCGTCGTGCGCATGATGAACTGCTGTCTGCAG GACTGCACCTCCCTGGACGAGCACGGCATCGCAGCCGCTCTGCTGCCCCTGGTCACAGCCTTCTGCCGG AAACTGAGCCCCGGGGTGACGCAGTTTGCGTACAGCTGCGTACAGGAGCACGTGGTGTGGAGCACCCCCCAGTTCTGGGAGGCCATGTTCTACGGAGACGTGCAGACCCACATCCGGGCCCTCTACCTGGAGCCTGCCGAGGACCGAGACCCCGCCCAG CAGGTAGGGGAGGCAGCTGCGGAGGACGAGCGCTCTGCTCTGGACGTGGCGTCGGAGCAGCGGCGCCTGTGGCCCACGCTGAGCCGCGAGAAACAGCAGGAGCTGGTGCAGAAGGAGGAGAGCACGGTGTTCAGCCAGGCCATCCACTATGCCAACCGCATGAGTTACCTGCTGCTGCCCCTGGACACCAGCAAGAGTCGTCTGCTGCGTGAGCGCGCAGGGCTGGGCGACCCCGAGAGCGCCAGCAACAGCTTGCTCACCAGCAG CATGGCGGGCAGTGTGGCAGAGAGCTATGACACGGAAAGCGGCTTTGAGGATGCAGAGACTTGCGACGTGGCTGGGGCCGTGGTCCGCTTCATCAACCGCTTTGTGGACAAGGTCTGCACAGAGAGTGGGGTCACCAGCGACCACCTCAAGGGGCTGCATGTCATGGTGCCAG ACATCGTCCAAATGCACATTGAGACCCTGGAGGCTGTGCACCGGGAGAGCAAGAGGCTGCCTCCCATCCAGAAG CCCAAACTTCTGCGGCCCCGCCTGCTGCCTGGCGAGGAGTGTGTGCTGGATGGCCTGCGCGTCTACCTGCTCCCTGACGGGCGTGAGGAAGGCGTGGGGGGCAGTGCGGGGGGCCCCGCACTGCTCCCAGCTGAGGGCGCCGTCTTCCTCACCACCTACCGGGTCATCTTCACGGGGATGCCCACCGACCCCCTTG TGGGCGAACAGGTGGTGGTCCGCTCCTTCCCGGTGGCCGCGCTGACCAAGGAAAAGCGCATCAGTGTCCAGAACCCTGTGGACCAGCTGCTGCAGGACGGGTTGCAGCTGCGCTCCTGCACATTCCAG CTGCTGAAAATGGCCTTCGACGAGGAGGTGGGATCCGACAGCGCCGAGCTCTTCCGAAAGCAGCTGCACAAACTGCGGTACCCGCCGGATGTCAGGGACACCTTCGCGTtcaccctgggctctgcccaTACCACTGGCCAGCCACCCCGAGCCACCAAGGACAAGGGTCCTTCCCTCAG GACCCTGTCCCGGAACCTCGTGAAGAATGCCAAGAAGACCATAGGGCGGCAGTACGTCACTCGGAAGAAGTACCACCCCCCCAGCTGGGAACACCGGGGCCAGCCGCCGCCCGAGGACCAGGAAGACGCCATCTCAG TGTCGGAGGAACTGGAGCCCAGCACCCTGACCCCGTCCTTGGCCCTGAAGCCCTCGGACCGCATGACCATGAGCAGCCTGGTGGAGCGGGCGTGCTGCCGGGACTACCAGCGCCTGGGTCTGGGCACGCTGAGCAGCAGCCTGAGCCGTGCCAAGTCCGAGCCCTTCCGCATCTCCCCCGTCAACCGCATGTACGCCATCTGCCGCAG CTACCCGGGGCTGCTGATTGTCCCCCAGAGCGTCCAGGACAACGCTCTGCAGCGCGTGTCCCGCTGTTACCGCCAGAACCGCTTCCCCGTGGTCTGCTGGCGCAGCGGGCGCTCCAAGGCCGTGCTGCTGCGCTCTGGCGGCCTGCATGGCAAGGGTGTCGTGGGCCTCTTCAAGGCCCAGAACGCGCCTTCCCCAG GCCAGTCCCAGGCAGACTCCAGCAGCCTGGAGCAGGAGAAGTACCTACAGGCCGTGGTCAGCTCCATGCCCCGCTTTGCCGACGCCTCTGGGCGCAACACCCTTAGCGGTTTCTCCTCCGTGCACATGGGCGGCCACG TGCCCAGCCCCAGAGCCAGGGTCACCACGCTGTCTAATCCCATGGCGGCCTCGGCCTCCAGACGGACCGCACCCCGAG GTAAATGGGGCAGTGTCCGGGCCAGTGGGCGCAGTGGTGTGCTCGGTGGCGATGTGGGCTCTCGGCTAGCAGGCAGAGACATGCTGGCCCCCCCCCAGGCCAATGGGGCCCCCCCCGACCCTGGCTTTCTGCGGCCTCAGCGTGCAGCTCTATACATCATCGGGGACAAGGCCCAGCTCAAG GGTGTGCGGCCAGACCCCCTGCAGCAGTGGGAGCTGGTGCCCATTGAGGTGTTCGAGGCACGGCAGGTGAAGACCAGCTTCAAGAAGCTGCTGAAGGCGTGTGTCCCTGGCTGTCCTGCTCTCgagcccagcccagccttccTGCGCTCGCTCGAGGACTCAGAATGGCTGACTCAG ATCCACAAGCTGCTGCAGGTGTCGGTGCTGGTGGTGGAGCTCCTGGACTCGGGATCCTCCGTCCTGGTGAGCCTGGAGGACGGCTGGGACATCACCACCCAG GTGGTGTCGCTGGTGCAGCTGCTCTCGGATCCCTTCTACCGCACGTTGGAGGGCTTCCGCCTGCTGGTGGAGAAGGAGTGGCTGTCCTTCGGCCATCGCTTCAGCCACCGCGGGGCCCACACCCTGGCTGGGCAGAGCAGCGGCTTCACACCCGTCTTCCTGCAGTTCCTGGATTGTGTGCACCAG GTCCACCTGCAGTTCCCCATGGAGTTTGAGTTCAGCCCCTTCTACCTCAAGTTTCTTGGCTACCACCATGTGTCCCGCCGCTTCCGGACCTTCCTGCTGGACTCGGACTATGAGCGCATTGAGCTGG GGCTGCTGTACGAGGAGAAGGGCGAGCGCCGGGGCCAGCAGGCCTGCAGGTCGGTGTGGGAGTACGTGGACCGGCTCAGCAAGAGGACACCGGTGTTCTACAACTACATGTACGCTCCTGAGGACACGGAG gTCCTGCGGCCCTACAGCAACGTGTCCAACCTGAAGGTGTGGGACTTCTACACCGAGGAGTCGCTGGCCGAGGGCCCCCCCTACGACTGGGAGCTGGCCCAGGGGCCGCCCGAGCCCCCGGAGGAGGAGCGGCTGGACGGGGGCGCTCCCCAGAGCAGGCGCCGTGTGGTGTGGCCCTGCTACGACAGCCGTCCCCGGGCCCAGCCCGACGCCATCTCACGTCTGCTGGAG GAGCTGCAGCGGCTGGAGACAGAGCTGGGCCGACCCCCTGAACGCTGGAAAGACACCTGGGATCGGGTGAAGGCTGCGCAGCGCCTCGAAGGCCGGCCAGACGGACGT GGCACCCCCAGCTCCCTGCTGGTGTCCAGCATGCCCCACCACCGCCGTTCGCTGGGTGTGTACCTGCAGGAGGGGCCTGTCGGCTCCACCCTGAGCCTCAGCCTGGACAGTGACCAGAGCAGTGGGTCAACTGCATCCGGCTCGCGCCAGGCCGCCCGCCGCAGCACCAGCACACTGTATAGCCAGTTCCAGACGGCTGAGAGTGAGAACAG GTCCCACGAGGGCACCCTCTACAAGAAGGGGGCCTTCATGAAACCCTGGAAGGCCCGCTGGTTTGTGCTGGACAAGACCAAGCACCAG CTGCGCTATTATGACCACCGCGTGGATACAGAGTGCAAGGGCATCATCGACCTGGCGGAGGTGGAGGCCGTGGCGCCCGGCACCCCCACCATGGGCGCCCCCAAGACCGTGGATGAGAAGGCCTTCTTCGAC GTGAAGACGACGCGCCGTGTTTACAACTTCTGTGCCCAGGACGTGCCGTCAGCCCAGCAGTGGGTGGACCAGATCCAGGGCTGCCTGTCAGACGCCTGA